Proteins encoded in a region of the Anopheles ziemanni chromosome 2, idAnoZiCoDA_A2_x.2, whole genome shotgun sequence genome:
- the LOC131289987 gene encoding dedicator of cytokinesis protein 9, which yields MTERKFTRGLNKPGMAAQLRENISQVVRESTSLTKPVIVEPIDFEAFVLKNRTLIQNDPQRELLLYPNDDVSENLQPKKFRTVHSNIPGNASSTAPVATSNGSRKASSDSSGSSAGSRNGTPTSNRSLPTTTTTAVSGSNVAGGLLLTRQALHTYESPNHLIHYKYSKYGGTCYELPRISPSEELKEEVYEVDTDPDRLDEQMTRSQADTIAKQGYLYKGPDTSSDRMFAHIGSKSFKKRYCALRKEIDGAYFLELYKDEKQSEAKATIAMEVCTEVVPNPKKGRFCFELKLKMNDGPPKSVTLAADDEAEMEDWLRRIASVLEQNRLQEDKRLASLERTIAPPLPASPSTMQYGTLKGLEQSMNPQLNRYARETDQSIAQARRDNRKRLFGGQQMLFLQSAGGCGTTSGAAVAIAAQMNKSTEAAIEPYRVQFGQRILIKCDSLRFRLLGPIDGVNGAPPPDSEAPLCQIEPYLTSVALYDARAGRKLTENFYFDLNKDHVRELLSSTCKSERPLCTSPKASNKSHQNGNGTLKPVRAKCDTSDDLLHSDAVTKEWLARTKQAIFNVTVPHADIFIVVRIDKILQGAINPSVEPYLKATKDPKVLSKLQKAIKQYALKCGHYRMPFAWAARPLFQLYSNDLDTSYEFPAIYRQEGAKLKDEELLKLLAEYRKPDKFSKLTVIPGSLKIYIEPLNELPKNCLTNSLVPLNPFPIPPATEPTLEVTEFANNTEQYLHPYVQFVNHLFVYPLHLNYDSQKIFSRARNIAVTVELRDSDTAEAKSIECIYGRPGQEMLVSQMSCPVLHHNTNPTWYEEIKLRLPLNITPQHHLLFSFFHVSCNIAKKKDLTTTSTETPVGYAWLPLLTKGKINVEEQCLPVAASLPVGYLSIQPLGLGKGQNAGPDVQWIDNQRPIFTISLRLDSTVLTTDQHLHNLFLHAERLMEHSKTVAPPDTTETCKILKAAHAIQIGSLITFLPTILNQLFSLLVATTNEEVGLNIIRLLVNLFHMVAEEAKRKELLTAYVKYVYRIDSQPVNGCSPTSQHVSTVHGELCRHLPTLLHPNNTDFLLVNKFMKFSGIFFEVIVKSMAQYLLSTGRIKMQRNERFPKEFSTRIEALFQVLVPYISSRHKDLPLETDQLNQSLSVFVKRCLSFMDRGFVFRLIRVYMDRWGPGDSRVLQEYKFSFLREVCSHEHYVPLNLPFMLTPNNRAPDLLQQFCLSEEYCRQHFLVGILLQEVKSSLNEVSHIRRMGLVTLKELLAKHDLDDRYQNKGQLGRLAMLYVPWLGIVLENLNRISDGSPRRNKDTVGGNRISCSSSYVFARDSLPTLTSATPSAVVSQTSTPKSRSNRVTMFIEYTSPIRSSLHLKDNSFLAAIAGQTSSNLSNGHSTSSLNSDCSTLSQDGTVVIRNHFNESHSNSARPSHARSVSVTQPTIIQRTDKFSVSETKDLLISFLFVVKHLSPEHMIAWWHNCTESETVQFFTVLDLCLLYFRYVGKKHVQVPSDGTKDARSNKAAKASTLPARVLPASVTNGESGFESGTLNHTANRENLVEETLRLKQALYESNLATEIGLVVLDCMGLYSVQFRDSMLEGTVLPKIARVYLRFLQLGQSESLSRHVFAALRAFINNFSQALFKGTAVLCGQLVYELLKCCDSRLASLRQEACAVLYLLMRSNFEFSGRKGLTRVHLQVIISVSQMIGNVIGLNNARFQESLSTINNYASSDKAMKGTGFPMEVKDLTRRVRTVLMATAQMQAHHMDPERLLELQHSLANSYASTPELRQTWLTSMANNHLQNGNISEAACCYLHIAALVSEYLKLKGCSSVAQGAESFGRISRNIPRDEKGLKLDSGTQDSQYTEQFLLEKLKECAEYLDRAERLECLGELYRLIVPILESRRDYHGLTQCYEHLAQAYNRVIEFTKSGKRLLGRFYRVIFFGQAYFEEENGVEYIYKEPKVTSLSEISERLHKQYRDKFGPDNVKILMDSSPVDQSTLDPKIAYIQVTHVTPYYCKDELEMRQTEFEQNHDVDTFMYETPFTPSGSAHGAVEDQWKRRTILTTLHSFPYVLKRIPVRDRQSHELSPIEVAIDEMQTKIAELEEIVMGPIDLKKLQLRLQGSVAVTVNAGPLAYASAFLDPAKTSVKKYPFDKVEELKEVFRDFIKICYTVLQINANLISADQREYHSALKENYENLCSALSDLLGEIVYPHDDGNNNAHRHSLALFSAISGAPTNSSTA from the exons GGAGGAGCTGAAGGAAGAGGTGTACGAGGTGGACACCGACCCGGACCGGCTGGACGAGCAGATGACCCGCTCCCAGGCGGATACGATCGCGAAGCAGGGCTACCTGTACAAGGGTCCAGACACCAGCTCGGACCGCATGTTTGCGCACATCGGCTCGAAGTCGTTCAAGAAGCGCTACTGCGCCCTCCGGAAGGAGATCGACGGTGCGTACTTTCTCGAGCTGTACAAGGACGAGAAGCAGTCGGAGGCGAAGGCAACGATCGCCATGGAGGTGTGCACGGAGGTGGTACCGAATCCGAAGAAGGGCCGGTTTTGCTTCGAGCTGAAGCTGAAGATGAACGACGGCCCACCGAAGTCGGTTACACTGGCGGCGGACGACGAGGCGGAGATGGAGGACTGGTTGCGGCGGATCGCGTCCGTGCTCGAACAGAACCGGCTGCAGGAGGACAAGCGGTTGGCTTCGCTGGAGCGCACGATTGCACCGCCACTGCCGGCCAGCCCCAGCACGATGCAGTACGGCACGCTGAAGGGTCTGGAGCAGAGTATGAATCCGCAGTTGAACCGGTATGCCCGTGAAACGGACCAATCGATTGCACAGGCGCGACGTGATAACCGGAAGCGGCTGTTCGGCGGGCAGCAGATGCTCTTCTTACAGTCGGCCGGCGGATGTGGCACAACGTCGGGAGCGGCGGTAGCAATAGCGGCACAGATGAACAAATCTACCGAAGCGGCGATCGAACCTTACCGGGTACAGTTTGGCCAGCGGATACTGATCAAGTGCGATTCCTTGCGCTTCCGGTTGCTGGGCCCGATCGATGGCGTAAATGGGGCTCCACCGCCGGATTCTGAGGCACCACTCTGTCAG ATCGAGCCATATCTTACCAGCGTAGCACTGTACGACGCACGGGCTGGCCGGAAATTGACGGAAAACTTCTACTTCGATCTGAACAAGGACCACGTACGCGAGCTCTTGTCCAGCACTTGCAAATCGGAACGGCCCCTCTGCACTTCCCCAAAGGCATCGAACAAGTCCCACCAAAATGGCAATGGTACGCTAAAACCCGTCCGCGCAAAATGCGACACCAGTGACGATCTGCTACATTCCGATGCGGTCACCAAAGAATGGCTGGCTCGAACCAAACAGGCTATCTTTAACGTTACCGTACCACATGCGGACATTTTCATCGTCGTCCGCATCGACAAGATCCTCCAGGGTGCCATCAATCCATCAGTTGAACCCTACCTTAAAGCGACCAAGGATCCGAAGGTGCTGAGCAAGTTGCAGAAAGCGATCAAACAGTACGCACTGAAGTGTGGCCACTATCGGATGCCGTTCGCTTGGGCCGCGCGCCCTCTGTTCCAGCTGTACAGCAACGATCTCGATACGTCGTACGAGTTTCCAGCTATTTACCGGCAGGAGGGAGCGAAACTGAAGGACGAAGAGTTGTTGAAGCTGCTGGCGGAGTATCGCAAACCGGACAAATTTAGCAAACTGACTGTGATACCTGGCTCGCTGAAGATTTACATAGAACCCTTGAACGAACTGCCCAAAA ACTGCCTCACGAATAGTTTGGTACCGCTAAACCCATTTCCGATACCACCTGCGACTGAACCGACGCTGGAAGTGACAGAATTTGCCAACAACACCGAACAATACCTCCACCCGTATGTCCAGTTTGTCAACCACCTGTTTGTGTATCCGCTTCACTTGAATTACGATAGCCAAAAAATCTTCTCCCGAGCACGCAACATTGCCGTTACTGTGGAACTACGTGATAGCGATACAGCCGAGGCAAAATCCATTGAG TGTATCTACGGTCGTCCTGGTCAGGAGATGTTAGTCTCGCAAATGTCCTGCCCGGTGCTGCATCACAACACCAACCCCACGTGGTACGAAGAGATAAAACTCCGTCTACCGCTCAACATTACGCCCCAGCACCATCTCCTGTTTTCATTCTTCCACGTTTCGTGTAACAttgcgaagaaaaaggaccttACCACCACAAGCACCGAGACGCCGGTCGGGTACGCTTGGCTGCCACTGCTTACGAAGGGCAAAATCAATGTAGAAGAACAATGCCTTCCGGTGGCCGCATCTCTGCCAGTTGGATACCTCTCGATACAGCCGCTCGGTCTGGGAAAGGGG CAGAATGCCGGCCCGGATGTGCAGTGGATCGACAATCAGAGGCCAATCTTTACCATCAGCTTACGACTCGACTCAACCGTGCTCACCACGGATCAGCATCTGCACAATCTCTTCCTGCACGCCGAGCGGTTAATGGAGCACTCGAAAACTGTCGCCCCACCGGATACGACGGAAACGTGCAAAATCCTGAAGGCCGCCCATGCCATCCAGATCGGATCGCTGATCACGTTCCTGCCGACGATCCTGAACCAACTGTTTTCGCTACTCGTGGCCACGACGAACGAGGAGGTTGGTCTGAACATTATCCGGTTGTTGGTCAATCTGTTCCACATGGTGGCAGAAGAAGCGAAACGGAAGGAACTGCTGACGGCGTACGTGAAGTATGTGTACCGGATCGACAGTCAACCGGTTAACGGTTGCTCGCCGACTTCGCAGCACGTAAGCACGGTCCATGGGGAGCTGTGTCGCCATCTTCCCACGTTGCTGCACCCGAACAACACCGACTTTCTGCTGGTGAACAAATTCATGAAGTTTTCCGGCATCTTTTTCGAGGTGATCGTGAAGAGTATGGCACAGTATCTGCTCTCGACGGGACGCATCAAGATGCAGCGTAACGAGCGCTTTCCAAAGGAGTTTTCTACCCGTATCGAAGCCCTGTTTCAGGTGCTTGTGCCCTACATCAGCTCGCGCCATAAAGATCTACCACTCGAGACGGATCAGCTCAACCAGAGCCTTTCGGTGTTTGTGAAGCGGTGTCTCTCCTTCATGGACCGAGGGTTCGTATTCCGGCTGATCCGGGTGTATATGGATCGCTGGGGCCCGGGAGATTCGCGTGTCCTTCAGGAGTACAAGTTTTCCTTCCTGCGGGAGGTTTGCTCGCACGAGCACTACGTCCCGCTGAACCTTCCCTTCATGCTGACACCGAATAATCGCGCACCGGACCTTCTGCAACAGTTTTGCCTCTCGGAGGAGTACTGCCGGCAGCACTTCCTCGTTGGAATTCTGCTGCAGGAGGTGAAAAGTTCACTGAACGAGGTGAGCCACATCCGGCGGATGGGCTTGGTTACGCTAAAGGAGTTGCTGGCCAAACACGACCTGGACGATCGGTACCAGAACAAAGGTCAGCTGGGTCGGCTTGCGATGCTGTACGTGCCATGGTTGGGGATTGTGTTGGAGAACCTTAACCGCATCTCCGATGGATCGCCGCGAAGAAACAAAGATACGGTTGGAGGGAACAGGATTTCGTGCAGCAGTAGCTATGTGTTCGCACGCGATTCACTTCCAACGCTTACGAGCGCGACCCCATCAGCCGTTGTCTCGCAAACTAGCACACCAAAGTCTCGCTCGAACCGGGTGACAATGTTCATCGAGTACACGAGTCCCATCCGGTCGTCCTTGCACCTGAAGGATAACAGCTTTCTAGCCGCCATCGCCGGGCAAACGTCGAGTAACCTCTCGAACGGCCATTCGACTAGTTCACTCAACTCAGACTGTTCCACCCTCTCGCAGGACGGGACGGTAGTGATACGGAACCACTTTAACGAGTCGCACTCGAACTCGGCCCGCCCGAGTCATGCGCGCTCGGTCAGCGTAACCCAACCGACCATCATCCAGCGGACGGATAAGTTTTCCGTGAGCGAAACCAAAGACCTGCTGATAAGCTTCCTGTTTGTGGTGAAGCACCTCTCGCCGGAGCACATGATCGCCTGGTGGCACAACTGCACCGAGAGTGAAACGGTTCAGTTCTTTACCGTGCTGGATCTGTGTCTGCTGTACTTCCGCTACGTCGGTAAAAAGCACGTGCAGGTACCGAGCGATGGAACGAAAGATGCACGTAGTAATAAGGCGGCTAAAGCGAGCACGCTGCCGGCACGAGTACTCCCGGCAAGTGTTACCAATGGGGAGTCTGGGTTTGAGTCGGGTACACTGAATCACACCGCCAACCGGGAGAATTTGGTCGAAGAAACGCTCCGATTGAAGCAAGCCCTATACGAATCGAACCTTGCGACTGAGATCGGACTCGTAGTACTCGACTGTATGGGCCTCTACTCGGTACAGTTTCGCGATTCGATGCTCGAAGGCACCGTGCTGCCAAAGATTGCTCGGGTTTACCTTCGCTTCCTGCAACTTGGACAATCGGAATCCCTCTCCCGGCATGTGTTTGCTGCGTTGCGTGCATTCATCAACAACTTCTCGCAGGCACTCTTCAAGGGTACGGCCGTACTGTGTGGGCAGCTTGTGTACGAGCTTCTCAAGTGTTGCGATAGCCGGTTGGCAAGCTTGCGCCAGGAAGCGTGTGCCGTCCTCTACCTCCTGATGCGCAGTAACTTTGAGTTCAGTGGACGCAAGGGATTGACGCGAGTGCACCTGCAGGTGATCATATCCGTGTCGCAGATGATCGGCAATGTGATCGGGCTGAACAATGCCCGCTTCCAGGAGTCGCTTTCGACGATCAACAACTACGCCAGCAGTGACAAGGCGATGAAGGGTACCGGGTTTCCGATGGAGGTGAAGGACCTAACGCGTCGTGTCCGAACCGTCCTGATGGCGACCGCACAGATGCAGGCGCACCACATGGATCCGGAACGGCTGCTCGAGCTGCAACACTCGTTGGCGAACTCGTACGCTTCCACACCGGAGCTTCGCCAAACGTGGCTAACGTCGATGGCCAACAATCACCTACAGAACGGAAACATATCGGAGGCGGCCTGCTGCTACTTGCACATTGCGGCGCTCGTTTCGGAGTACCTCAAGCTGAAAGGTTGTTCGTCGGTGGCGCAAGGTGCGGAATCGTTTGGGCGAATTTCGCGCAATATCCCACGGGATGAGAAGGGTTTAAAGCTGGACAGTGGCACACAGGACTCGCAGTACACGGAACAGTTCCTGCTGGAGAAGCTAAAGGAGTGTGCCGAGTATTTGGATCGGGCGGAGCGGCTCGAGTGTCTCGGTGAGCTTTACCGGTTGATCGTTCCGATACTGGAGTCCCGGCGGGACTACCATGGGCTGACGCAGTGCTACGAACACCTGGCGCAGGCGTACAATCGTGTGATCGAATTTACCAAATCGGGCAAGAGGCTGTTGGGGCGGTTCTATCGTGTGATTTTCTTCGGTCAG GCATATTTCGAAGAGGAGAATGGAGTAGAGTACATTTACAAGGAACCCAAAGTGACATCGTTGAGTGAAATTTCCGAACGCTTGCACAAACAATACCGAGACAAGTTTGGGCCCGATAACGTTAAGATCCTTATGGATTCTTCACCG GTTGACCAGTCGACGCTAGATCCAAAGATTGCCTACATTCAGGTGACACACGTTACGCCATACTATTGTAAGGACGAGTTGGAAATGCGGCAAACGGAATTCGAACAGAACCACGACGTGGATACGTTCATGTACGAAACACCATTCACCCCATCCGGTTCTGCGCACGGTGCCGTCGAGGATCAGTGGAAACGAAGAACCATTTTGACAA CATTACACAGTTTCCCGTACGTGCTGAAACGTATTCCGGTGCGCGATCGACAATCGCACGAGCTAAGCCCGATCGAGGTAGCGATCGATGAGATGCAGACAAAGATCGCCGAACTGGAGGAGATCGTGATGGGACCGATCGATCTGAAGAAGCTGCAGCTGCGACTGCAGGGCAGTGTTGCCGTAACGGTAAACGCTGGCCCACTGGCGTACGCCTCGGCCTTCCTAGATCCGGCCAAAACGAGCGTCAAGAAGTATCCGTTCGATAAGGTGGAAGAGCTGAAGGAAGTGTTCCG ggattttataaaaatatgctaCACGGTCCTTCAAATCAATGCCAACCTCATCTCGGCCGATCAACGCGAGTACCATAGTGCGCTGAAGGAAAATTACGAAAACCTTTGCTCGGCACTGAGCGATCTACTCGGAGAAATCGTTTACCCGCATGACGATGGTAACAATAATGCTCACCGACACAGTCTGGCACTGTTTAGTGCTATCAGTGGTGCCCCGACAAATTCCAGTACGGCTTAA
- the LOC131289996 gene encoding UBX domain-containing protein 7, which translates to MASEENVRALTEITGLEEGPATNLLTAYNGNLEGAINAFFENPEGILNPEPPVVIDDDSDPAPAAARSAVINDDDNVRAPIPRKTEILLPQIETNRARIGKRRGAVITEVPFRNFELEGRIQEQMLMQQDNGPSAKKITRLEALFMPPFDILFSGGFDLAQRHGRSVDRWLLVNLQDDLNFSCQTLNRDLWSDAQLKEFMRRHLVFWQQSNKTTDGAKFKTFYKVHSEPYIGMIDPRTGEEVRNFSSDDLSSPSRFLQTLKAFLVENKSPHGKEINVSQSYMLGMGPSTSSSSNGAKIFGSATTSTSTSAGSSGQGSSSGTSKQSSVATTSGTNNQRNRWVTVIDDDDDDFQEITDSESESDDNSRSVAVVPSAGGSTSSASKLPKAGPSSSAREKVEAHEKSANDAGTVEPSKAEIKEAELQPWEIEDVTSKPTALSSDSESTLAPDQKTRILLKMPGNVTERLFFRSSRTLERAMAKLRQKYEKHFPNSGDSMDVRFFCQAIKADLSSLDPAKTLLELKIHPNAVIHVTTDD; encoded by the coding sequence ATGGCGAGCGAAGAAAACGTACGGGCTTTGACCGAAATCACCGGCCTGGAAGAGGGACCGGCCACGAATCTTCTCACGGCATACAACGGCAATCTAGAAGGTGCCATTAATGCGTTCTTTGAAAACCCGGAGGGCATACTGAATCCCGAACCGCCGGTTGTAATCGACGATGATTCGGATCCGGCACCCGCTGCGGCACGTTCCGCCGTCatcaacgacgacgacaacgtaCGTGCACCGATTCCGAGGAAGACGGAAATTCTACTTCCACAGATTGAAACAAACCGGGCACGGATCGGGAAGCGACGTGGTGCCGTCATTACCGAGGTCCCGTTTCGAAACTTCGAGCTCGAGGGACGCATCCAGGAGCAGATGCTGATGCAACAGGACAATGGACCGTCGGCAAAGAAAATCACCCGCCTCGAGGCACTCTTTATGCCACCGTTCGATATTCTTTTCTCCGGCGGGTTCGATCTGGCCCAACGACACGGTCGCTCGGTCGACCGGTGGCTGCTGGTAAACTTACAGGACGATCTGAACTTCAGCTGCCAAACGCTCAACCGGGACCTTTGGTCAGACGCCCAGCTGAAAGAGTTTATGCGGCGGCATCTTGTGTTTTGGCAGCAGTCGAACAAAACGACCGACGGGGCAAAGTTTAAGACGTTCTACAAGGTCCACTCGGAACCGTACATCGGTATGATCGATCCGCGCACCGGCGAGGAGGTACGGAATTTTTCCTCCGACGACCTGTCGTCACCGAGCCGGTTTTTGCAAACGCTCAAAGCATTcctggtggaaaataaatcgcCGCACGGAAAAGAGATTAACGTGAGCCAAAGCTACATGCTTGGCATGGGACCGTCAACTTCCTCGTCGTCGAACGGAGCGAAAATTTTTGGAAGTGCCACCACTAGCACCAGCACTAGCGCGGGAAGCAGTGGCCAAGGTAGCAGTAGCGGAACCAGTAAGCAATCGTCGGTAGCAACTACAAGCGGAACGAACAACCAGCGGAACCGATGGGTCACCGTgatcgatgacgacgacgatgacttTCAGGAGATCACCgacagtgaaagtgaaagcgaTGACAATTCGCGATCAGTGGCAGTAGTACCATCGGCCGGAGGCTCAACTTCTTCCGCCAGCAAACTTCCGAAGGCAGGCCCTTCGTCGTCCGCAAGGGAAAAGGTGGAAGCACATGAAAAATCAGCCAATGATGCTGGTACTGTTGAACCCTCGAAAGCAGAAATCAAAGAAGCAGAGCTGCAACCCTGGGAAATAGAAGATGTGACAAGTAAACCCACGGCTCTTAGTTCCGATTCCGAGTCCACACTCGCACCGGATCAAAAGACGCGCATTCTACTCAAAATGCCGGGAAATGTGACGGAGCGGTTATTTTTCCGCAGTTCCCGCACGCTCGAGCGGGCGATGGCGAAGCTGCGTCAGAAGTACGAAAAGCATTTCCCGAACAGCGGCGACTCTATGGACGTGCGGTTCTTCTGTCAGGCGATTAAGGCTGATCTGTCTTCGCTGGATCCCGCCAAAACGCTGCTCGAGTTGAAGATTCACCCGAACGCCGTGATTCACGTGACAACGGACGATTAG